The Cloeon dipterum chromosome X, ieCloDipt1.1, whole genome shotgun sequence genome includes a window with the following:
- the LOC135945313 gene encoding histone-lysine N-methyltransferase ASH1L-like isoform X2 codes for MIVELTRAGPPPTNSLPVGAGLQGPVSPEWFIFALQQNSLASKEGSDGGSDSAWDWDLVSHLLRACQQGATASTSQQIQQPPQRAVGKRGQESLAQASSARSTQPEAAISQLAHELSGDALQEINQEDLAAILPDVSASVTNEDVAGPFGFEDVTTLAGKSADVAPAQNAVVHSSSDSESGREVLSKMVDDRILSIDVVEDSTSCTDGGRSRVSDDEDEGSDVDRKSSHTNAPMYSCRLLQQYEQNLLSQNDKKEGSYSNSPTKPKSEQAETSAPKQRRSKQKKERNTEEVNSKNTVEIEPYIPLDCCESNVSPDSGIQSVAGSPVHQSCSPASNLAPASPHHASSQSSYIQTTATKEYSPACETKKRPGRPTKVVSVEKKGRGRPKKDKSAGDAVLPVAKVINDAESPSGQARRGPGRPKKTEDGASKKQSVAPPIKAKADSPEFVSQKRSTKTSDSKVRLVKKTTEKKMVCEEKSEKNNDKDAQPRKRRWRQKNVKALTIPFTIEGTLADAVQIPIKRRSRSGKKHKKLQGLKNKGKLRKRGHRASHNRDQPKKSKLNKTKKNIAFKRKKNVKGNDSKHEDPKYLVNLEKLILSLQSCTISKNLVLPAPGENKLPLIFRVRKIVKKRKITERSKNSDKESENEAPPPKSPHSSNKEKVKRKTKKSAVEVPKRAEPNEQRLPLKKRHYHLPSQLPNADPPQDQSAESPSSNSKMSQASSQVASSKVEKSSAASKSSRNSIDDAIESCISRFNDDDDVPLNEIKKKKLEASTKKQASTPVVALLSKRAAALKATNQITATVTNTPPANSEEKETEKPVNPSVMKSEKEDIDLDDVPLQDLINKTKSKKLMSKEPKLAAKLEILKKTVNAVKKKAKRRKAINRTGFPVKKKKKPKKCDGQVELPKPEIKKEVPAPEPVKDLKPKQMESSRKTNKRKAAACSVSTTENMPLSQRAAKRMKLSVVASSKEDDKASVADGGVETDIPEVESKGKPQPRWRKKYLVAGLFSQYYKGEETKKSTPAELSKARNCAYKKEEHKYGLLPPPYDSGKFLRVRKLDFELPYDLWWLHEHNKLPGRDSEVPSWNYKKIRNNIYYDMKIPYMYEAHQSCNCKPPEKTGVAGCGDDCINKLVYAECIPRLCPCQEKCSNQRIQKHEWAPGVEKFMTKEKGWGVRTKKTIKNGDFIMEYVGEVVSEKEFKNRMETRYANDTHHYCLHLDGGLVIDGHRMGGECRFVNHSCEPNCEMQKWSVNGLFRMALFALRDIEAGEELGYDYNFSLFNAAEGQPCKCGSDNCRGVIGGKYQRVNQPLTDRRSCMRLKKESRKCKRTRHKRTGKMSDTQMRNQLFAPMKPMSHQQRCFAQEHHCFLLRNLEKLKRFREKLKKHATEQQEASGTVNKLTQASNKADVFLAQLNALSTPRSVRTRRLAQAEDNPELNKVARLAYTFKDLYQAVVTAKNEQGEQLCSPFLNLPTKKKLPLYYERVQEPIDLSIIDKNITSGTYTTVEAFDLDFSRLFSNNIGFYGRTSPRGIVAARLRKIYNDAKQSIMPQLEDILGELPPTSFYSEKKTVSGVRNAPGAKKTAVDSEEDVIRCICGLFMDEGLMIQCERCLVWQHGDCVQADSSVEHYLCEQCNPRTVNRDIVMHPSPEYAEEGETYYISLMREELQLRIGDTVYVLRDIDRDDITDPSEPPQKHTYKTLQNAMPDDCDIFRIERLFIENGQRYAFGHHYLRPHETFHEPSRRFFPNEVMRVPLYEKVSFDLILDQCWVLDLPTYCKGRPIGAREQHVYICEFRVDKTAHLFAKLPIKSAKQISMKPYAFELFETKLKPIRSYTPHPTNSPAPRSKSKTREDEGGGKGDGHKTSHKRVSMHAAANKVPPAVRRATQIDRLNGVLLKLLGKQQCKQPLDVSYLLEPNKRQRKKPTPLQSS; via the exons ATGATTGTCGAGCTTACGCGTGCTGGCCCGCCGCCGACCAACAGTCTGCCGGTCGGCGCCGGACTGCAGGGCCCCGTGTCGCCCGAATGGTTCATTTTCGCCCTGCAACAAAATAGCCTGGCCAGCAAGGAGGGCTCCGACGGCGGCTCTGACAGTGCCTGGGATTGGGATCTGGTCAGCCACCTGCTCAGGGCATGTCAACAG ggTGCGACTGCAAGCACATCACAACAAATTCAGCAACCTCCACAGCGAGCTGTGGGTAAACGGGGTCAGGAGTCGCTGGCCCAGGCCTCTTCGGCTCGCTCGACTCAACCTGAAGCAGCAATATCGCAACTTGCACACGAGCTCTCTGGAGATGCATTACag GAGATAAACCAAGAAGACTTAGCAGCTATCTTGCCAGATGTTTCTGCGTCCGTGACAAACGAGGATGTCGCCGGTCCGTTTGGATTCGAGGACGTCACGACTTTGGCTGGAAAATCAGCAGATGTAGCCCCAGCTCAAAATGCAGTCGTCCACTCTTCGTCTGACAGCGAGTCGGGCCGCGAAGTCTTGTCTAAAATGGTGGATGATAGGATACTGAGTATTGACGTTGTAGAAGACAGCACTT CTTGCACAGATGGCGGAAGGAGTCGTGTCAGCGATGACGAGGATGAAGGCAGTGACGTGGACAGAAAGAGCTCCCACACGAACGCTCCGATGTATTCATGTAGGCTCCTCCAGCAATACGagcaaaatttactttctcaaaatgacaaaaaggAAGGCAGCTACTCCAACAGCCCGACTAAACCAAAATCTGAGCAAGCTGAGACGAGTGCGCCAAAACAGAGGCGTTCAAAGCAGAAAAAAGAGAGGAATACAGAGGAGGTGAATTCAAAAAATACCGTCGAAATCGAACCCTACATTCCACTAGACTGCTGCGAGTCTAATGTGTCTCCAGATAGTGGAATTCAGTCGGTCGCTGGTTCGCCCGTGCACCAGTCATGCTCTCCCGCTTCTAATCTGGCACCCGCGTCACCACACCACGCTTCATCTCAGTCAAGTTACATCCAGACAACAGCGACGAAGGAATATTCCCCAGCTTGTGAAACAAAGAAGAGGCCAGGAAGACCCACAAAAGTTGTGTCGGTTGAGAAAAAGGGCAGAGGTAGGCCTAAGAAGGACAAGAGCGCAGGCGACGCAGTGTTGCCTGTTGCAAAGGTCATCAACGATGCTGAGTCACCAAGCGGTCAAGCCCGGCGAGGACCTGGGCGGCCCAAAAAGACTGAAGACGGAGCATCCAAGAAACAGTCAGTTGCTCCGCCGATTAAGGCCAAGGCTGATTCGCCTGAATTCGTGTCTCAAAAGAGATCCACTAAAACAAGTGATAGCAAAGTGCGGCTTGTTAAAAAAACGACTGAAAAGAAGATGGTCTGTGaggaaaaatcggaaaagaACAATGATAAAGATGCTCAGCCGCGAAAGAGGCGATGGAGGCAGAAGAATGTAAAGGCGCTTACCATCCCGTTCACCATCGAAGGCACGCTTGCTGATGCAGTGCAAATTCCTATTAAGAGAAGATCAAGAAGCGGCAAAAAGCACAAGAAGTTGCaaggtttgaaaaacaaaGGCAAACTCAGGAAACGTGGACACCGAGCCAGTCACAACAGAGATCAGCCAAAGAAGAGCAAACtgaataaaaccaaaaagaaCATTGCATTCAAGAGAAAGAAGAATGTAAAAGGAAATGATAGCAAGCACGAAGACCCTAAATACTTGGTGAATTTGGAGAAGCTTATTCTTTCTCTGCAAAGCTGTACAATATCAAA GAACTTGGTGTTGCCAGCTCCTGGCGAAAATAAACTGCCTTTAATATTCAGAGTGAGAAAGATCGtcaagaaaaggaaaattacagAGAGGAGTAAAAACAGCGATAAAGAATCTGAAAATGAGGCACCACCTCCAAAATCACCCCATTcatcaaataaagaaaaagtcaagaggaaaacaaaaaagagcgCAGTGGAAGTGCCGAAG CGGGCTGAACCAAATGAGCAGAGATTACCCCTAAAAAAGCGGCATTATCACCTGCCCAGTCAATTGCCAAATGCGGACCCTCCTCAAGACCAGAGTGCTGAATCACCATCTTCAAATTCCAAGATGAGTCAGGCATCGTCTCAAGTTGCGTCGTCCAAGGTTGAGAAGTCGTCGGCAGCGTCCAAATCGAGCAGGAATTCAATAGACGACGCTATTGAGTCTTGCATATCCAGGTTCAACGACGACGATGATGTGCCACTCAACgaaatcaaaaagaaaaagttggAAGCGTCGACAAAGAAGCAGGCTAGCACTCCAGTAGTCGCGCTCTTGTCGAAAAGAGCCGCAGCTCTGAAGGCCACCAATCAAATCACGGCCACCGTAACCAACACACCGCCGGCAAACAGCGAAGAGAAGGAAACAGAGAAACCTGTTAACCCCTCAGTGATGAAGAGTGAGAAGGAGGACATCGACCTGGACGACGTGCCTCTTCAAGACCTCATTAACAAAACTAAGAGCAAGAAACTTATGTCCAAGGAGCCCAAACTGGCAGCTAAGctagaaattttgaagaaaaccGTCAATGCTGTGAAGAAAAAAGCCAAGAGAAGAAAAGCCATCAACAGGACTGGCTTTCCAgtcaagaaaaagaaaaagcccAAGAAATGTGATGGCCAAGTTGAATTGCCAAAACCCGAGATCAAGAAGGAAGTTCCAGCGCCTGAGCCAGTTAAAGATCTTAAACCAAAGCAGATGGAATCCTCAAgaaagacaaataaaagaaaagcagcGGCATGTAGCGTTAGCACAACGGAAAACATGCCTCTTAGTCAACGAGCAGCGAAACGAATGAAGTTGTCGGTGGTAGCCTCGTCCAAGGAAGACGACAAGGCTAGCGTAGCTGACGGTGGTGTCGAAACTGATATACCAGAAGTCGAAAGTAAAGGTAAACCACAACCGAGATGGAGGAAAAAGTACCTGGTGGCAGGTCTCTTCTCTCAGTATTATAAAGGCGAAGAGACCAAGAAGAGTACGCCCGCCGAACTTTCCAAGGCTCGGAATTGCGCATACAAGAAGGAAGAGCACAAGTACGGCCTCCTACCGCCACCTTACGACAGCGGAAAGTTCTTGCGCGTGAGAAAACTGGACTTTGAGCTTCCTTACGATCTGTGGTGGCTGCACGAGCACAACAAACTGCCCGGAAGAGACTCTGAGGTGCCGTCGTGGAACTACAAGAAGATACGCAACAACATTTATTATGATATGAAGATCCCGTACATGTACGAGGCGCACCAGTCGTGCAACTGCAAGCCTCCAGAGAAGACTGGTGTGGCTGGATGTGGAGATGACTGCATCAACAAGCTAGTGTACGCCGAGTGCATTCCCAGGTTGTGTCCCTGCCAGGAGAAGTGCTCCAACCAGAGAATCCAGAAGCACGAATGGGCGCCTGGCGTCGAGAAATTCATGACAAAGGAAAAGG GTTGGGGCGTGCGCACGAAAAAGACCATCAAGAACGGAGACTTTATTATGGAGTACGTCGGTGAAGTTGTTAGCGAgaaggaatttaaaaaccgGATGGAGACGCGGTACGCAAACGATACGCACCACTACTGCCTGCATCTGGATGGAGGGCTGGTGATAGACGGGCACCGCATGGGTGGCGAGTGCCGTTTTGTGAACCACTCGTGTGAGCCAAACTGCGAGATGCAGAAGTGGTCGGTGAACGGGCTGTTCCGAATGGCGCTGTTTGCGCTGCGCGACATCGAGGCTGGCGAGGAGCTTGGTTACGACTACAACTTTTCGCTGTTCAACGCTGCAGAAGGCCAGCCGTGCAAATGCGGCAGTGATAACTGCCGGGGCGTGATTGGCGGCAAGTATCAACGTGTGAACCAGCCACTGACCGACCGGCGTTCGTGCATGCGGCTGAAGAAGGAGTCACGCAAGTGCAAGCGCACCAGGCACAAGAGGACGGGCAAGATGAGCGACACGCAGATGCGTAACCAGCTGTTCGCGCCGATGAAGCCCATGTCGCACCAGCAGCGATGCTTCGCGCAGGAACACCACTGCTTCCTCCTCCGCAACTTGGAGAAGCTGAAGCGCTTCCGAGAGAAGCTGAAGAAGCACGCGACCGAGCAGCAGGAGGCGTCGGGCACCGTTAACAAGCTAACGCAAGCCTCAAACAAGGCGGACGTCTTCCTTGCGCAGCTCAACGCCCTTTCCACACCGCGATCGGTGCGTACGCGGCGCCTCGCGCAAGCCGAGGATAACCCTGAGCTCAACAAGGTGGCCAGGCTGGCGTACACGTTCAAGGACCTGTACCAGGCAGTGGTCACAGCCAAGAACGAGCAGGGCGAGCAGCTGTGTTCGCCCTTCCTCAACCTGCCGACCAAGAAGAAGTTGCCGCTCTACTACGAGAGGGTCCAGGAGCCCATCGACCTCAGCATTATTGACAAGAACATCACCAGCGGCACATACACAACGGTGGAAGCGTTCGACCTCGACTTCAGCCGCCTCTTCAGCAATAACATCGGCTTTTACGGGAGAACCTCGCCGCGCGGAATCGTTGCCGCCAGGCTACGCAAAATTTACAACGACGCCAAGCAATCTATTATGCCGCAGTTGGAGGACATCTTGGGAGAGTTGCCGCCTACTTCGTTCTACTCTGAAAAGAAAACTGTTTCAG gggTCAGAAATGCTCCCGGCGCCAAGAAGACTGCCGTTGACAGCGAAGAAGATGTGATCCGCTGCATCTGCGGCCTCTTCATGGATGAGGGACTGATGATACAATGCGAGCGCTGCCTCGTCTGGCAGCACGGTGATTGCGTCCAGGCAGACAGCTCTGTGGAGCACTACCTGTGCGAGCAGTGCAACCCGCGAACGGTGAACAGGGATATAGTGATGCACCCCTCGCCTGAATACGCAGAAGAGGGCGAGACCTACTACATTTCTCTGATGCGGGAAGAGCTGCAGCTTAGAATCG GAGACACTGTTTATGTTCTCCGCGACATTGACAGGGACGACATCACGGATCCATCAGAGCCGCCTCAGAAGCATACATACAAAACGTTGCAAAACGCCATGCCTGATGATTGCGACATTTTCAGGATAGAAAGGCTCTTCATTGAAAA TGGTCAGAGGTATGCTTTTGGTCACCACTATCTCCGACCGCACGAGACCTTCCATGAACCATCGCGTCGTTTCTTCCCAAATGAGGTGATGCGGGTGCCATTGTACGAGAAGGTTTCCTTCGACCTGATCCTCGACCAGTGCTGGGTGCTTGACTTGCCGACCTACTGCAAGGGTCGCCCAATTGGTGCTCGGGAGCAGCATGTGTACATTTGCGAGTTTCGGGTGGACAAAACGGCGCACCTGTTCGCCAAACTCCCAATCAAGAGTGCGAAGCAAATTTCGATGAAGCCCTACGCTTTTGAGCTGTTTGAAACAAAGCTGAAACCTATCAGATCTTACACA CCTCATCCAACAAACAGTCCAGCGCCCAGGTCTAAGAGCAAAACTAGAGAAGACGAAGGTGGTGGCAAAGGAGATGGCCACAAAACTAGTCACAAAAGGGTATCGATGCATGCTGCTGCCAACAAAGTACCCCCAGCTGTGAGG agaGCTACTCAAATTGACCGATTGAATGGCGTGCTGCTAAAGCTGCTGGGCAAGCAGCAGTGCAAGCAGCCGCTGGACGTGTCCTACCTTCTGGAGCCAAATAAGAGGCAGCGCAAGAAACCGACGCCGCTGCAGAGCTCTTGA